One Nicotiana tomentosiformis chromosome 4, ASM39032v3, whole genome shotgun sequence genomic window carries:
- the LOC138909351 gene encoding uncharacterized protein — MEETSMGETPFSLVYTTKALIQVEISEPSTRYTHVIEAQNEEELRMIERYYNRKDNLRYFKIGEFVLKKVFRSTKTANAGKLSPNWEGPYRVRGIAGKGAYELEIMDGKEKDQKKGVDPVFEISYFNSPTLGGLCI, encoded by the exons ATGGAAGAGACTAGTATGGGTGAGACTCCATTTTCACTTGTATACACAACAAAAGCTTTGATTCAGGTGGAGATAAGTGAACCAAGCACAAGATACACGCATGTCATTGAAGCACAAAATGAGGAAGAGTTGCGG ATGATTGAACGATATTATAACAGGAAAGACAATTTGAGGTACTTTAAGATTGGAGAATTCGTCCTCAAAAAGGTGTTCCGGTCAACAAAAACAGCAAATGCAGGAAAATTGAGTCCCAATTGGGAAGGCCCATATAGGGTTAGAGGCATTGCTGGAAAAGGAGCATACGAGTTGGAAATCATGGATGGAAAG gaAAAGGACCAAAAGAAAGGAGTTGATCCAGTgttcgagatttcatacttcaataGTCCAACATTGGGGGGACTATGCATATAG
- the LOC104099318 gene encoding defensin J1-2-like, protein MAGFKKLFATVFLMLMLIFATEMGTMVAEARTCESQSHRFKGPCVRKSNCAAVCQTEGFHGGHCRGFRRRCFCTKHC, encoded by the exons ATGGCTGGCTTTAAGAAATTGTTTGCAACTGTTTTCCttatgctgatgctgattttTGCCACtg AGATGGGAACAATGGTGGCTGAGGCAAGGACTTGTGAGTCCCAAAGCCACCGATTCAAGGGTCCATGCGTAAGGAAGAGCAATTGTGCTGCTGTTTGTCAGACAGAGGGCTTTCACGGCGGCCATTGCCGGGGCTTCCGCCGCCGTTGCTTCTGCACCAAACACTGTTAA
- the LOC104107399 gene encoding defensin J1-2-like translates to MAGFKKLFATVFLMLMLVFATEMGTMVAEARTCESQSHRFKGPCVRKSNCAAVCQTEGFHGGHCRGFRRRCFCTKHC, encoded by the exons ATGGCTGGCTTTAAGAAATTGTTTGCAACTGTTTTCCTTATGCTGATGCTGGTTTTTGCCACtg AGATGGGAACAATGGTGGCTGAGGCAAGGACTTGTGAGTCCCAAAGCCACCGATTCAAGGGTCCATGCGTAAGGAAGAGCAATTGTGCTGCTGTTTGTCAGACAGAGGGCTTTCACGGCGGCCATTGCCGGGGCTTCCGCCGCCGTTGCTTCTGCACCAAACACTGTTAA
- the LOC138908902 gene encoding defensin J1-2-like has translation MGTMVAEARTCESQSHRFKGPCVRKSNCAAVCQTEGFHGGHCRGFRRRCFCTKHC, from the coding sequence ATGGGAACAATGGTGGCTGAGGCAAGGACTTGTGAGTCCCAAAGCCACCGATTCAAGGGTCCATGCGTAAGGAAGAGCAATTGTGCTGCTGTTTGTCAGACAGAGGGCTTTCACGGCGGCCATTGCCGGGGCTTCCGCCGCCGTTGCTTCTGCACCAAACACTGTTAA